The following DNA comes from Chthonomonadales bacterium.
GCGCCACCCGCTGCCACCCCGCTCCCCACACAGCCAGCGAGCCGGCGGCCTGGCAAGGCCGCCAGGTCAGATTCCTATCTGAGGCAACGAAAGAGCCAAAGTCAGGTTTCTAGGTGAGGCAACACGCCCCGCGCGACGCCGCCGTGGCGCCCGCCGGGATTGGAGCGCCGACGCGTGCATCCCGCGGAGTGGGCGTACTAGCGGGGCGACGCCTCGGCCGGCACGATGGAGGAGCCGTCGGGACGGAGCTCGAGCACGGCGGTGGCCGTTAACACGAGGCGGCCCGTCTCGGCGGTCACGCCCGTGAGGCGGCAGGGGATGGGCAAGCGCGTGACGTCGAAGGCGTGCGCCAGCGTGGCGTTCACCTGCTCGCCGACGATTTGCGCGCTGAAGCCGGGCATCGAGACGACCGCGAGGACGAGTTGCCGCGGCTCAAGGCGGATCCGCGCCCCGCCCTCGATCTCGGGTACGGCGGTGAAGGAGAACGGCAGCGCCATCGGCCCACCGATGGCGTAGTGGCCGCTGATGCGCACACGGTCCGAGAGCAGCGCCACCTCGAGGTCGCGCACACGGCCGGTCGGCTGTGCTCGCAGCGCGCGGTTGAGCGCGGCCTCGTCGACCACGAGGCGCGCACTCAGATCGGCAACGCGTAGGCCGCTCCCATCACGCGTCCGGGCCTGCAGGCCCGCCGCCTCGAGTCGCACCTCCTGGAGGGTCACCAGGTCGCCAAGATGCACCTCGCGGGCCGTGAACTGCGCCCAATCGATGCGGATCTGCATGGCGGCCGATTCGCGGCGCGGGCGTCAACGTCCTCCTGCCGGGCGCGCCGCGGGCCGTTCCCCAAGCCCGGCCGTTCGTGCTATAATGGGGCGATTCCCGGGAACGCGCAGACACAGGATGCCAGGGCACGCGTCCCCCCTTTGTCGTCCCCTCCCACTGGAGCGCCATCCGATCCATGAACATTCTGCGGGGCCTGTTGGGACGGTTTTCGCGCGATATGGGTGTGGATCTCGGGACCGCCAACACGCTCGTGCACGTTCGGGGCCGCGGCATATTGCTCCGGGAACCCTCCGTCGTCGCAATCGACCGCGACAGCAAGAAGGTCCTCGCCGTCGGCGAGGAGGCCAAGCGCATGCTCGGCCGCACTCCCGGGAACATCATCGCCATCCGCCCGCTCAAGGATGGCGTGATCGCCGACTTCGATCAGACGGAGAAGATGCTCCGTTACTTCATCGAGAAGGTGAACCGCAGGACGATGTGGACGGCCCCGCGCGTCGTCGTGGGCATCCCCTCGGGCGTCACGGAGGTTGAGCGTCGCGCCGTGATCGACGCGACGAAGAAGGCGGGGGCGAAGGAGGCGTTCCTGATCGAGGAGCCGATGGTCGCCGCCGTGGGCGCCGGCATGCCGATCGTGGAGCCTACCGGCTCGATGATCGTCGACATAGGGGGCGGAACCACGGAGGTCGCGGTGATCTCGCTGTCCGGCATCGTGACCAGCCGGTCCATCCGCGTGGCGGGCGACGAGATCGACGAGGCGATCGGCGCCTACGTCCGCCGAACCTTCAATCTCTACATCGGCGATCGCACTGCCGAGGAGGCCAAGTTCGAGGTCGGCTCCGCGTTCCCGAGCGACCGCCCGCGGTCGATGGAGGTGCGCGGCCGCGACCTGTTGAGCGGACTTCCGCGCAGCGCCACGATCACCAGCGACGAGATCCGCGACGCGATCCAGGAGCCTGTGAACGCCATCGTGGAGGCCGTGAAGGTCACGCTGGAGACCACGCCGCCGGAGTTGGCGGCCGACATCATGGAGCGCGGAATCGTGCTGGCGGGCGGAGGCGCGCTTCTGGAGGGCCTGGATCGCCTGATCTCGCGCGAGACGTTGATGCCCGTGCACATCGCCGCCGATCCGCTCTCGTGCGTGGTCATCGGCACGGGGCGCGTGCTGGAGGAGATCAACACGAGCCCCCAGCTCGCCAAGGTGCTCAAGAGCGGATAGCGCCGGCGCCACCGACCGCTGCTGAAAGGGCGCGACCGTGCTGCGGAACGACCAGGGCAGCAAACGCAACCGGACGCTGGCCGTGGTCCTGTGCGTGCTGGTGGGCGCCACGCTCGGCGTCTGGCACAACCGGGCGCAGGAGAGCGGCCGCCCGGACGGGGTCACATCCGCGGTCCGCTTCGTCGTCGTCCCCTTCGTTCAAGCGACGCTCGCCGTCAGCCGCTGGGGCGGCCGACAGGTTGGCTGGCTCTTTCGGGGCCGCGGCCTCGCCCGCGAGAACCGCCGCCTCCATTCGCGCGTCGAAGCCCTCGAGCAGGAGGTCGCGCGGCTGCGCGAGACGGACGCCACCGCCCGCCGGCTGCGCTCGCAACTCGGGTTCCGCGACGCCCCGCCAGGCCCCAAGCTTGCCGCGGACGTCGTCTCCTTCCAGCCTAGCCGCTACGTCAACAGCATGCTGATCGCGCGCGGCACGCGCTCCGGTGTGCGCGTCGGCAGCGTGGTCGTGGCGCCGGAGGGCCTGGTCGGGCACGTGTACGACGTGGCGCCCAACAGCGCCTCGGTGCTGCTGATCACCGACACGAACGCCGCCGTCGGGGCGCTGGTGCAACGGCCACAGTCGCGCGTGGCCGGGGTGTGCCGCGGGCTGGGGAACGGTCTGCTAACGATGGTGTACGTCAACCGCGACGCGGATGTGCGGGTCGGCGACACCATCATCTCCTCGGGCCTCGGCGGGGAGAAAGCGATCTACCCCAAGGGCATCGTGATCGGCACCGTCACCTCGGCCTCCAACGACCTCTCGGGCTCCTCTCGTCGCGTCACCGTTAGGCCCGCGGTCCGCTTCGACCACCTGGAAGAGGCCTACGTGCTGCCATGACGCGAGCGCGAAGTGCGCGGCTTGCCGCCGCGGTCGTGATCGCCTTCATCCTGCAGGCCGCGCTCGGCGGCGACCTCGCCGTAGCCGGCATCCGACCCAACCTGGCCCTCACCACGCTCAGCGTCGCCTGCATCTTCGTCGGCCCGGTGACCGGCGCGCTCCTGGGCTTCCTCTGTGGGCTGCTAGAGGCCTCCTTCGCCGCTCTCTTCGTCGGCAGCTACCTGGTGACGCGCTCCGTCGCCGGATGGGCGGTCGGCGCCCTCGAGGAGCGCGTGTTCCGCGACAACCTCGTTTTCGCCGCCATCACCACGTTCCTGGTGAGCCTGCTCGCCGAGGTCGCCTTCTTCCTGTTCGCTCCGCAGCCCGACGCCCGCGCGTTCGCGCTGGCCACCGTCGGCGCCGCCGCCTACAACGGGATGCTCGCGGTGCCCGTCTACCTGCTCGTACGGCGCTCCGCCGGCGTCAGGTAGGCGCGCGGTCCGCTCAACGGCGCGCAAGCTCGCGGGAAAGCTGCAGGTAGCGCTCGATGCCCTCCGGCGTCACGTTCCACGGGATGTGGTTGCCAAC
Coding sequences within:
- a CDS encoding LmeA family phospholipid-binding protein, giving the protein MQIRIDWAQFTAREVHLGDLVTLQEVRLEAAGLQARTRDGSGLRVADLSARLVVDEAALNRALRAQPTGRVRDLEVALLSDRVRISGHYAIGGPMALPFSFTAVPEIEGGARIRLEPRQLVLAVVSMPGFSAQIVGEQVNATLAHAFDVTRLPIPCRLTGVTAETGRLVLTATAVLELRPDGSSIVPAEASPR
- a CDS encoding rod shape-determining protein; its protein translation is MLRGLLGRFSRDMGVDLGTANTLVHVRGRGILLREPSVVAIDRDSKKVLAVGEEAKRMLGRTPGNIIAIRPLKDGVIADFDQTEKMLRYFIEKVNRRTMWTAPRVVVGIPSGVTEVERRAVIDATKKAGAKEAFLIEEPMVAAVGAGMPIVEPTGSMIVDIGGGTTEVAVISLSGIVTSRSIRVAGDEIDEAIGAYVRRTFNLYIGDRTAEEAKFEVGSAFPSDRPRSMEVRGRDLLSGLPRSATITSDEIRDAIQEPVNAIVEAVKVTLETTPPELAADIMERGIVLAGGGALLEGLDRLISRETLMPVHIAADPLSCVVIGTGRVLEEINTSPQLAKVLKSG
- the mreC gene encoding rod shape-determining protein MreC, whose translation is MLRNDQGSKRNRTLAVVLCVLVGATLGVWHNRAQESGRPDGVTSAVRFVVVPFVQATLAVSRWGGRQVGWLFRGRGLARENRRLHSRVEALEQEVARLRETDATARRLRSQLGFRDAPPGPKLAADVVSFQPSRYVNSMLIARGTRSGVRVGSVVVAPEGLVGHVYDVAPNSASVLLITDTNAAVGALVQRPQSRVAGVCRGLGNGLLTMVYVNRDADVRVGDTIISSGLGGEKAIYPKGIVIGTVTSASNDLSGSSRRVTVRPAVRFDHLEEAYVLP
- the mreD gene encoding rod shape-determining protein MreD — its product is MTRARSARLAAAVVIAFILQAALGGDLAVAGIRPNLALTTLSVACIFVGPVTGALLGFLCGLLEASFAALFVGSYLVTRSVAGWAVGALEERVFRDNLVFAAITTFLVSLLAEVAFFLFAPQPDARAFALATVGAAAYNGMLAVPVYLLVRRSAGVR